The DNA sequence CTGTAGCTTTGATGCAAGAGGTTGCGACACGCTCGGTTGCATTGCCACGCAATGGCGTCTCGGTTTTCTTGTGGAGCTAGCCTATTATCTTAAATAGACGAAAAGGAGAAAAAGATGGCAAACAAAAAAATCCGTATCCGTTTGAAAGCATACGAACATCGTACACTTGATACAGCGGCTGCAAAAATCGTAGAAACTGCTACTCGTACAGGTGCAGAAGTTGCAGGACCAATCCCACTTCCAACTGAACGCAGCCTCTACACAATCATTCGTGCGACTCACAAATACAAAGATTCTCGCGAACAATTTGAAATGCGTACACACAAACGCTTGATTGACATCATCAACCCAACTCAAAAAACAGTTGATGCTTTGATGAAATTGGATCTTCCAAGTGGTGTGAACGTAGAGATTAAACTTTAATCAAATATTAAGAAATCGTTCAAGTGAAATTGAACACAGGCTGATAGCTGTGCAAAAAAGATAAACTTCCTAGTGTTCATCGAACACGGCGTCAGTTTCCTATTTTTGCCAGGCTCTCTTAACGCCCTTAATATCTTAATCTTGAGCATAAAAAACGCTCGTTAAAAACTTTTTGAATAATTTATAGAAAAGGAAACATTTTCTCATGACAAAAGGAATCTTAGGGAAAAAAGTGGGAATGACTCAAATCTTCACTGAAGCTGGCGAATTGATCCCTGTAACTGTTGTTGAAGCAACACCAAACGTGGTTCTTCAAGTAAAAACAGTTGAAACAGATGGTTATAACGCTGTTCAAGTCGGTTTTGACGACCTTCGTGATGTATTGAGCAACAAACCTGCTAAAGGACATGTAGCGAAAGCTAACACGGCTCCTAAGCGCTTCATTCGTGAATTCAAAAACATTGAAGGCTTAGAGGTCGGTGCAGAAATCACAGTGGATACATTCGAAGCTGGCGATGTTGTTGATGTAACAGGAACTTCAAAAGGTAAAGGTTTCCAAGGTGTTATCAAACGCCACGGTCAATCACGTGGTCCAATGGCTCACGGTTCTCGTTATCACCGTCGTCCTGGTTCTATGGGACCAGTTGCGCCTAACCGTGTTTTCAAAAACAAACACTTGGCAGGACGCATGGGTGGCAACCGTGTAACGATTCAAAACCTTGAAATCGCACAAGTTGTTCCAGAGAAAAACGTTATCCTCATCAAAGGTAACGTGCCTGGTGCTAAGAAATCTCTTATCACTATCAAGTCAGCAGTTAAAGCTGGTAAATAATAAAGAAAGGGGAAATCAGTCACAATGGCAAACGTAAAATTATTTGACCAAACTGGTAAAGAAGCTGGTGAAGTAGTTCTTAACGATGCAGTATTTGGTATTGAGCCAAATGAATCAGTTGTCTTTGACGTTGTTATCAGTCAACGTGCAAGCCTTCGTCAAGGAACTCACGCTGTTAAAAACCGCTCTGCAGTATCAGGTGGCGGACGCAAACCATGGCGTCAAAAAGGAACTGGACGTGCGCGTCAAGGTTCTATTCGCTCTCCACAATGGCGTGGTGGTGGTACCGTATTTGGTCCAACTCCTCGTTCATATGCCTACAAACTTCCACAAAAAGTTCGTAGATTGGCACTTAAATCAGTTTATTCTGAAAAAGTTGCTGAAAACAAATTCGTAGCTGTAGACAGCCTTTCATTTACAGCTCCAAAAACTGCTGAGTTTGCGAAAGTACTTGCTGCGCTTAGCATTGATTCAAAAGTACTTGTAATTCTTGAAGAAGGAAATGAATTTGCTGCACTTTCAGCTCGTAACCTTCCAAATGTAAAAGTTGCAACTGCAACAACTGCAAGTGTTCTTGACATCGTAAATAGCGACAAACTTCTTGTTACTAAAGAAGCTATCTCTACAATCGAGGAGGTTCTTGCATAATGAATTTGTATGACGTAATCAAAAAGCCTATCATCACAGAAAGCACAATGGCTCTTCTTGAAGAAGGCAAATACGTATTTGAAGTGGACACTCGTGCTCATAAACTTTTGATCAAACAAGCGGTTGAAGCTGCTTTTGACGGAGTGAAAGTTGCAAATGTGAACACAATCAATGTAAAACCAAAAGCAAAACGCGTTGGACGTTACACTGGTTTTACAAATAAAACTAAAAAAGCTATCATCACTCTTACAGCTGATTCTAAAGCAATCGAGTTGTTCGGTGCTGAAGCAGAATAATCTAAGGAGGAAATATCGTGGGAATCAGAGTTTATAAACCAACTACAAATGGTCGCCGTAATATGACTTCTTTGGATTTCGCTGAAATCACAACGAGCACTCCAGAAAAAACTTTGCTTGTTTCTTTGAACAACAAAGCTGGTCGTAACAACAACGGTCGTATCACTGTTCGTCACCAAGGCGGTGGACACAAACGCCATTACCGTTTGATTGACTTCAAACGTAACAAAGACGGTGTTGAAGCAGTTGTTAAAACAATCGAATACGATCCAAATCGTTCAGCAAACATCGCTCTTGTACATTACACTGACGGTGTGAAAGCTTACATCATCGCTCCTAAAGGTCTTGAAGTTGGTCAACGCATCGTTTCTGGACCAGAAGCGGATATTAAAATCGGAAATGCTCTTCCACTTGCTAATATCCCAGTTGGTACATTGATTCATAATATTGAATTGAAACCAGGACATGGTGGTGAATTGGTACGTGCTGCTGGAGCTTCTGCCCAAGTATTGGGACAAGAAGGTAAATATGTTCTTGTTCGTTTGCAATCAGGCGAAGTTCGCATGATTCTTGGAACTTGCCGTGCAACTGTCGGTGTTGTTGGAAATGAACAACATGGACTGGTTAACCTTGGTAAGGCTGGACGCAGCCGCTGGAAAGGCATCCGCCCAACAGTCCGCGGTTCTGTAATGAACCCGAACGATCACCCACACGGTGGTGGTGAAGGTAAAGCACCAGTTGGTCGTAAAGCACCATCTACTCCATGGGGCAAACCTGCTCTTGGACTTAAAACTCGTAACAAGAAAGCTAAATCCGACAAACTTATTATTCGTCGTCGCAACGAGAAATAGGCGGCTGAGCAGAAGTTTAGCGGTTTAGCTACCAAATTTCATTGCGAAACCTTGGCAAAGTTGATTAGATGTGTAGCAAGGCTGGTAGCTATAGCTAACTAGCAATCAACCACTGCCCCTCGTGAGTTGTTACATACTTATAATTAGCGAGCTAACTCGCAAAATTCCGCCAGCTCGGTAGCGCTGATTGTCAGTGCAAGCCGTTGTGGTACATATTTTAAAGGAGAAAACATAAAAATGGGACGCAGTCTTAAAAAAGGACCTTTCGTCGATGAGCATTTGATGAAAAAAGTTGAAGCTCAAGCCAACGACGAAAAGAAAAAAGTCATCAAAACTTGGTCACGTCGCTCTACGATTTTCCCAAGTTTCATCGGATATACAATTGCAGTTTATGATGGACGTAAACATGTTCCTGTTTACATCCAAGAAGACATGGTAGGGCACAAACTTGGTGAATTTGCACCAACTCGTACTTACAAAGGTCACGCTGCTGACGACAAGAAAACACGTAGATAAGAGAGGAGAAAAACATGGCAGAAATTACTTCAGCTAAAGCAATGGCTCGTACAGTGCGCGTTTCACCTCGTAAATCTCGTCTAGTTCTTGACAATATCCGCGGGAAAGACGTCGCTGACGCAATCGCAATCTTGAAATTCACACCAAACAAAGCTGCTGGCATTATCGAAAAAGTGTTGAACTCAGCAATCGCTAATGCAGAAAACAACTTTGGTTTGGAAAAAGCAAACTTGGTAGTATCTGAAGCTTACGCAAACGAAGGACCAACAATGAAACGTTTCCGTCCACGCGCAAAAGGTTCAGCTTCACCAATCAACAAACGCACTAGCCACATCACAGTGGTCGTTGCAGAAAAATAAGGAGGTAAAATCGTGGGTCAAAAAGTACATCCAATAGGTATGCGTGTCGGTATCATCCGTGACTGGGATGCCAAATGGTATGCTGAAAAAGAATACGCGGATTACCTTCATGAAGATCTTGCAATCCGTAAATTCGTTCAAAAAGAATTAGCTGACGCAGCTGTTTCAACTATTGAAATCGAACGCGCAGTAAATAAAGTAAACGTTTCTCTTCACACTGCTAAACCAGGTATGGTTATCGGTAAAGGTGGAGCAAACGTTGATGCATTTCGTGCAAAACTTAACAAATTGAC is a window from the Streptococcus anginosus subsp. whileyi MAS624 genome containing:
- the rpsJ gene encoding 30S ribosomal protein S10; amino-acid sequence: MANKKIRIRLKAYEHRTLDTAAAKIVETATRTGAEVAGPIPLPTERSLYTIIRATHKYKDSREQFEMRTHKRLIDIINPTQKTVDALMKLDLPSGVNVEIKL
- the rplC gene encoding 50S ribosomal protein L3; the encoded protein is MTKGILGKKVGMTQIFTEAGELIPVTVVEATPNVVLQVKTVETDGYNAVQVGFDDLRDVLSNKPAKGHVAKANTAPKRFIREFKNIEGLEVGAEITVDTFEAGDVVDVTGTSKGKGFQGVIKRHGQSRGPMAHGSRYHRRPGSMGPVAPNRVFKNKHLAGRMGGNRVTIQNLEIAQVVPEKNVILIKGNVPGAKKSLITIKSAVKAGK
- the rplD gene encoding 50S ribosomal protein L4, which produces MANVKLFDQTGKEAGEVVLNDAVFGIEPNESVVFDVVISQRASLRQGTHAVKNRSAVSGGGRKPWRQKGTGRARQGSIRSPQWRGGGTVFGPTPRSYAYKLPQKVRRLALKSVYSEKVAENKFVAVDSLSFTAPKTAEFAKVLAALSIDSKVLVILEEGNEFAALSARNLPNVKVATATTASVLDIVNSDKLLVTKEAISTIEEVLA
- a CDS encoding 50S ribosomal protein L23; amino-acid sequence: MNLYDVIKKPIITESTMALLEEGKYVFEVDTRAHKLLIKQAVEAAFDGVKVANVNTINVKPKAKRVGRYTGFTNKTKKAIITLTADSKAIELFGAEAE
- the rplB gene encoding 50S ribosomal protein L2, with the protein product MGIRVYKPTTNGRRNMTSLDFAEITTSTPEKTLLVSLNNKAGRNNNGRITVRHQGGGHKRHYRLIDFKRNKDGVEAVVKTIEYDPNRSANIALVHYTDGVKAYIIAPKGLEVGQRIVSGPEADIKIGNALPLANIPVGTLIHNIELKPGHGGELVRAAGASAQVLGQEGKYVLVRLQSGEVRMILGTCRATVGVVGNEQHGLVNLGKAGRSRWKGIRPTVRGSVMNPNDHPHGGGEGKAPVGRKAPSTPWGKPALGLKTRNKKAKSDKLIIRRRNEK
- the rpsS gene encoding 30S ribosomal protein S19 — protein: MGRSLKKGPFVDEHLMKKVEAQANDEKKKVIKTWSRRSTIFPSFIGYTIAVYDGRKHVPVYIQEDMVGHKLGEFAPTRTYKGHAADDKKTRR
- the rplV gene encoding 50S ribosomal protein L22, whose amino-acid sequence is MAEITSAKAMARTVRVSPRKSRLVLDNIRGKDVADAIAILKFTPNKAAGIIEKVLNSAIANAENNFGLEKANLVVSEAYANEGPTMKRFRPRAKGSASPINKRTSHITVVVAEK